In Streptomyces sp. NBC_01426, one genomic interval encodes:
- a CDS encoding L-ribulose-5-phosphate 4-epimerase gives MTSPIEQLRREVSDLHQELVRYGLVVWTAGNVSARVPGEDLMVIKPSGVPYEDLAPERMILCDLDGNVVEGDYAPSSDTAAHAYVYRHMPQVAGVVHTHSTYACAWAARGEAVPCVLTAMADEFGAEIPVGPFALIGDDSIGRGIVETLDGHRSPAVLMKSHGVFTVGKDAKAAVKAAVMCEDVARTVHISRQLGEPLPLAQSDIDALNHRYQNVYGQKAGR, from the coding sequence ATGACGTCACCGATCGAGCAGCTGCGCCGCGAGGTCAGCGACCTGCACCAGGAACTGGTCCGCTACGGCCTCGTCGTCTGGACGGCGGGGAACGTCTCCGCCCGCGTACCGGGCGAGGACCTGATGGTGATCAAACCCAGTGGCGTCCCCTACGAGGACCTGGCCCCCGAGCGCATGATCCTCTGTGACCTGGACGGGAACGTGGTCGAAGGCGACTACGCCCCCTCCTCCGACACCGCCGCGCACGCCTACGTCTACCGGCACATGCCGCAAGTGGCGGGCGTGGTGCACACCCATTCCACCTACGCCTGCGCCTGGGCGGCGCGCGGCGAGGCCGTCCCCTGTGTGCTGACCGCCATGGCCGACGAGTTCGGAGCCGAGATCCCCGTCGGTCCCTTCGCGCTGATCGGAGACGACTCCATAGGCCGGGGCATTGTCGAGACCCTCGACGGACACCGCTCGCCCGCCGTCCTGATGAAGAGCCACGGAGTCTTCACCGTGGGCAAGGACGCCAAGGCGGCGGTCAAGGCGGCCGTGATGTGCGAGGACGTCGCCCGTACCGTTCACATCTCACGCCAGTTGGGCGAACCGCTGCCCCTCGCGCAGAGCGACATCGACGCACTGAACCACCGCTACCAGAACGTGTACGGCCAGAAGGCCGGCCGGTGA
- a CDS encoding ribulokinase, whose amino-acid sequence MNVTPSHPSAARDAVRYVVGVDFGSLSGRAVVVRVHDGEELGFAVHTYRHGVIDRELPTTGATLPPDWALQHPDDWREVLRTAVPDAIASAGVDPGLVIGIATDFTACTVLPVRRDGQPLSETGLGHRPHAWPKLWKHHAAQGQADRINELAHLRAEKWIARYGGRVSAEWQFAKALQVLEEDPQTYAATERWIEAADWIVWQLTGTETRNTCTAGYKGIHQDGRYPSEAYLASLHPDFGDFARTRLEHPLSPLGSRAGSLTAQAAAWTGLPEGIAVAVGNVDAHVAASAAQAVENGRLLAVMGTSTCHVVNGATLADVPGICGVVDGGIVDGAYGYEAGQSAVGDIFAWWLAQGVPAGYQAEAEARGEDLHQLLTRKCADQPVGGHGLIALDWMNGNRSTLVDHHLSGVIVGLTLATRPEEIYRALLEATVFGTRTIVDALEQGGVPVHEFIVTGGLKKNALLMQIHADVLRRPVSLATSAQGPALGAAIHAAVAAGAHPDVRAAAAAMGRVQRAAYVPDPARADAYDALYAEYRALHDHFGTGPDKQLHRLRALRNAALTASTAPTARTERP is encoded by the coding sequence GTGAACGTGACCCCGTCCCACCCCTCCGCCGCCCGGGATGCCGTGCGCTACGTCGTCGGTGTCGACTTCGGCTCGCTGTCCGGCCGCGCGGTGGTGGTCCGCGTCCACGACGGTGAGGAGCTCGGCTTCGCCGTCCACACGTACCGCCACGGCGTCATCGACCGTGAACTGCCCACCACCGGGGCCACCTTGCCACCCGATTGGGCGCTCCAGCATCCGGACGACTGGCGCGAGGTGCTGCGCACCGCAGTCCCGGACGCCATCGCCTCCGCCGGCGTGGACCCCGGGCTCGTCATCGGCATCGCGACCGATTTCACCGCCTGCACGGTCCTGCCCGTACGGCGCGACGGGCAGCCGCTCTCCGAGACCGGGCTGGGCCACCGCCCGCACGCCTGGCCCAAACTGTGGAAGCACCACGCCGCCCAGGGTCAGGCCGACCGGATCAACGAGCTGGCCCACCTGCGGGCCGAGAAGTGGATCGCCCGCTACGGCGGCAGGGTCTCGGCCGAGTGGCAGTTCGCGAAGGCGCTGCAGGTGCTGGAGGAGGACCCGCAGACGTACGCGGCGACCGAGCGCTGGATCGAGGCGGCCGACTGGATCGTCTGGCAGCTCACGGGCACCGAGACTCGTAACACGTGCACCGCCGGCTACAAGGGAATCCACCAGGACGGCAGGTACCCGAGCGAGGCCTACCTCGCCTCCCTGCACCCGGACTTCGGGGACTTCGCCCGTACCCGCCTGGAGCATCCGCTCTCCCCGTTGGGCTCCCGCGCCGGCTCGCTCACCGCGCAGGCCGCCGCCTGGACGGGCCTTCCCGAGGGCATCGCGGTCGCCGTGGGCAACGTCGACGCCCACGTCGCGGCCTCCGCGGCCCAGGCCGTCGAGAACGGCCGACTGCTCGCGGTCATGGGGACCTCCACCTGCCACGTGGTGAACGGTGCCACGCTCGCCGACGTCCCCGGGATCTGCGGCGTCGTGGACGGCGGGATCGTCGACGGTGCGTACGGCTACGAGGCGGGGCAGAGCGCGGTCGGCGACATCTTCGCCTGGTGGCTCGCCCAGGGCGTCCCGGCCGGTTACCAGGCCGAGGCCGAGGCCCGCGGCGAGGACCTGCACCAGCTGCTGACCCGCAAGTGCGCCGACCAGCCCGTCGGCGGCCACGGTCTGATCGCCCTCGACTGGATGAACGGCAACCGCTCCACCCTGGTGGACCACCACCTCTCCGGCGTCATCGTCGGGCTCACCCTGGCGACGCGGCCGGAGGAGATCTACCGCGCTCTGCTGGAGGCCACCGTCTTCGGCACCCGCACCATCGTCGACGCCCTGGAACAGGGCGGTGTACCGGTGCATGAGTTCATTGTCACCGGCGGCCTGAAGAAGAACGCCCTGCTGATGCAGATCCACGCCGACGTGCTCCGCCGCCCGGTGTCCCTCGCCACCTCCGCCCAGGGCCCGGCACTCGGCGCGGCCATCCACGCGGCCGTGGCCGCCGGCGCCCACCCCGACGTACGAGCCGCCGCGGCGGCCATGGGCCGTGTCCAGCGGGCCGCCTACGTGCCGGACCCCGCACGGGCCGACGCCTACGACGCGCTGTACGCGGAGTACCGCGCCCTGCACGACCACTTCGGCACCGGCCCCGACAAGCAGCTCCACCGGCTGCGCGCCCTGCGCAACGCCGCCTTGACCGCATCGACCGCCCCGACTGCCCGAACCGAGAGGCCCTGA
- a CDS encoding LacI family DNA-binding transcriptional regulator, producing MADVARVAGVSHQTVSRVLNGAPHVRPGTRDRVLAAIRELDYRPNVAARALVTRRSQTLGVVSFGSALYGPASMLDGIEQAARSAGYFVSVASIRSLDTRAVQEAVDRLRDQGVEGIVVIAPQTPAVRAIAQLSTAVPVVAVGSGSGSRVPTVSVDNEAGAHAVTRHLLDLGHLTVHHIAGPPGWLETTARQAGWRRALEEACAPVPEAHAGDWSARAGYEAGLRIAGDTSVSAVFCANDQLALGLLRALYEAGRAIPGDISVAGFDDISEAAYFAPPLTTVRQDFAELGRRALELLVDELTGDDRPTGAGGRERGGAPESASRHVLVPTEIVLRRSTGRPSR from the coding sequence ATGGCTGATGTCGCGCGCGTCGCCGGGGTGTCACACCAGACGGTGTCGCGGGTACTCAACGGCGCGCCCCACGTCCGCCCCGGCACACGCGATCGGGTGCTCGCCGCCATCCGCGAGCTGGATTACCGCCCCAACGTGGCGGCTCGGGCCTTGGTCACCCGCCGATCCCAGACGCTCGGCGTGGTCAGTTTTGGCAGCGCGCTGTACGGACCGGCCTCCATGCTGGACGGCATCGAGCAGGCGGCGCGCAGTGCGGGCTACTTCGTCAGCGTGGCGAGCATCCGGTCGTTGGACACGCGCGCGGTGCAGGAGGCCGTGGACCGGCTCAGGGATCAAGGCGTCGAAGGCATCGTGGTGATCGCTCCGCAAACCCCGGCAGTGCGCGCGATCGCCCAGCTGTCCACGGCGGTGCCCGTGGTGGCGGTCGGGTCGGGCAGCGGGTCGCGCGTACCCACGGTCTCCGTCGACAACGAGGCGGGCGCCCACGCCGTCACCCGACACCTGCTCGACCTCGGACACCTCACGGTCCACCACATCGCCGGCCCGCCGGGATGGCTGGAGACCACGGCCCGGCAGGCCGGGTGGCGCAGGGCACTGGAGGAGGCATGCGCCCCTGTGCCCGAGGCGCATGCAGGGGACTGGAGCGCCCGCGCCGGATACGAGGCCGGCCTTCGGATCGCAGGGGACACCAGCGTCTCCGCGGTTTTCTGCGCGAACGACCAACTGGCGCTGGGCCTGCTGCGCGCGCTGTACGAAGCGGGCCGGGCGATCCCCGGGGACATCAGCGTGGCGGGTTTCGACGACATCTCCGAAGCCGCCTACTTCGCTCCGCCGCTGACGACGGTCCGACAGGACTTCGCCGAACTGGGCAGGCGTGCACTGGAGTTGCTGGTCGACGAGTTGACCGGAGACGACCGCCCGACCGGTGCGGGCGGCAGGGAGCGGGGCGGTGCGCCGGAGTCCGCGAGCCGGCACGTCCTGGTACCCACGGAGATAGTGCTGCGCCGCAGCACGGGTCGCCCGAGCCGGTAG
- a CDS encoding aldehyde dehydrogenase family protein — protein sequence MDQGAQLVTGGHRVDRPGAFGAPTIITGVKPGMRAYPEELFGPAAVVYRAADEDEALALTNDSPFGLGGSVLGADLERARRVAQRVETGMVWVNHPDPHPRRTARAGVGVCSGG from the coding sequence GTGGACCAAGGGGCCCAGCTGGTGACCGGCGGCCACCGCGTCGATCGCCCGGGCGCCTTCGGCGCACCGACGATCATCACCGGCGTCAAGCCGGGCATGCGCGCCTATCCCGAGGAACTCTTCGGCCCGGCCGCAGTGGTCTACCGGGCCGCAGACGAAGACGAGGCCCTCGCCCTCACCAACGACAGCCCGTTCGGTCTCGGTGGCTCCGTGCTCGGCGCGGACCTCGAACGGGCGCGGCGGGTGGCCCAGCGTGTGGAGACCGGCATGGTCTGGGTCAACCACCCCGATCCGCATCCGCGCAGGACAGCCAGAGCCGGTGTTGGAGTCTGTTCGGGTGGGTAG
- the uvrA gene encoding excinuclease ABC subunit UvrA, giving the protein MNKDATDPFVHVRGASENNLRNIDVDIPRDAMVAFTGVSGSGKSSLAFGTLYAEAQRRYFESVAPYARRLLQQVGAPHVQEITGLPPAVALQQRRGSPSSRSTVGTLTTLSNLLRMLYSRAGTYPHRAARLEAESFSPNTAAGACPECHGLGVVHDVAEDLLVPDPSLSIREGAIAAWPGAWQGANLRSVVNGLGIDIDRPWRRLRKKDRDWLLYTDEQPSVYIEPEEDRVDYGYQGKFWSARKHVMHVLADSKSEKMRERALRFVRSVPCPECHGSGLRPEALAVTFSGRSIAEINAMPLTEVVALLRPVAGRSEADATTSTARSGETTEVAVRICGDLVARVDVLLDLGLGYLSLGRRSTTLSPGEAQRLRIATQLRSGLFGVVYVLDEPSAGLHPADAEPLLDVLDRLKAAGNSLFVVEHDMDVVRRADWVVDIGPGAGEGGGRVLYSGPVAGLERVGESATSQHLFGRAEPLDHRPRRPHGWLHLSGVSRHNLHDVSVAVPLCVLTAVTGVSGSGKSTLVTQVLAEVVRSHLGLVPEEPDEARLEVDVQDASGVESFDRLVRVDQRPIGRTPRSNLATYTGMFDAVRKLYAATDEARARGYSAGRFSFNVPEGRCETCQGEGFVAVELLFLPGTYAPCPTCRGARYNAETLEVTYRGKNIAEVLGLSVDAAATFLSAVPAAFRSLETLREVGLGYLRLGQPATELSGGEAQRIKLATELQRARRGHALYLLDEPTAGLHPSDVALLLRQLHRLVDAGNTVVLVEHDLDTIATADWVIDLGPGGGDAGGRVVAAGPPAKVARARRSATAPYLAARLARS; this is encoded by the coding sequence GTGAACAAGGACGCGACCGACCCCTTCGTGCATGTCCGGGGCGCCAGTGAGAACAACCTGCGAAACATCGATGTCGACATTCCGCGGGACGCGATGGTCGCCTTCACCGGCGTCTCCGGTTCGGGCAAGTCCTCGCTCGCTTTCGGCACGCTCTACGCTGAGGCCCAGCGGCGCTACTTCGAGTCCGTGGCACCGTACGCCCGAAGGCTGTTGCAGCAGGTCGGCGCACCGCACGTGCAGGAAATCACCGGACTGCCACCGGCCGTGGCCTTGCAGCAGCGACGCGGGTCGCCCAGCTCGCGCTCGACGGTCGGCACCCTCACCACGCTGTCCAATCTGCTGCGCATGCTGTACTCCCGCGCCGGCACCTATCCGCACCGGGCCGCACGGCTGGAAGCCGAGTCGTTCTCACCCAACACCGCGGCCGGCGCCTGCCCGGAGTGCCATGGACTGGGCGTCGTGCACGACGTCGCCGAGGACCTGCTCGTCCCGGACCCCTCGCTGAGCATCCGCGAGGGGGCGATCGCCGCCTGGCCGGGCGCCTGGCAGGGAGCCAACCTGCGCAGTGTCGTGAACGGCCTGGGGATCGACATCGACCGGCCGTGGCGCAGGCTCAGGAAGAAGGACCGGGACTGGCTGCTGTACACGGACGAGCAGCCCTCCGTGTACATCGAGCCGGAGGAGGATCGCGTCGACTACGGCTACCAGGGCAAGTTCTGGAGCGCCCGCAAGCACGTCATGCACGTCCTCGCCGACTCCAAGAGCGAGAAGATGCGCGAACGGGCGCTCCGGTTCGTCAGGAGTGTGCCCTGCCCGGAGTGTCACGGCAGCGGACTGCGACCCGAGGCGCTCGCCGTGACCTTCTCCGGACGTTCCATCGCCGAAATCAACGCGATGCCGCTGACCGAGGTCGTGGCGCTGCTGCGGCCCGTCGCGGGGCGGTCCGAGGCCGACGCCACCACGTCGACCGCCCGATCCGGGGAGACGACGGAGGTCGCGGTTCGGATCTGCGGCGATCTGGTCGCGCGGGTCGACGTCCTGCTCGACCTGGGCCTCGGATATCTCAGCCTCGGGCGCCGCTCGACGACCCTGTCGCCCGGCGAGGCGCAGCGGCTGCGGATCGCCACTCAGCTGCGCTCGGGGCTGTTCGGCGTCGTCTACGTCCTCGACGAACCCTCCGCGGGCCTGCACCCGGCTGACGCGGAACCGCTGCTGGACGTACTGGACCGCCTCAAGGCGGCGGGCAACTCGCTGTTCGTCGTGGAGCACGACATGGACGTCGTACGGCGGGCGGACTGGGTGGTCGACATCGGCCCCGGCGCGGGCGAGGGCGGCGGGCGCGTGCTGTACAGCGGCCCGGTCGCCGGTCTTGAGCGGGTGGGGGAGTCGGCCACGAGCCAGCACTTGTTCGGGCGCGCCGAGCCGCTCGATCACCGCCCGCGCAGACCCCACGGCTGGCTGCACCTGAGCGGCGTCTCCCGGCACAATCTGCACGACGTGTCCGTCGCCGTACCGCTCTGCGTACTGACGGCGGTGACGGGCGTGTCCGGTTCCGGAAAGTCGACGCTGGTGACGCAGGTGCTCGCCGAGGTCGTCCGCAGCCACCTCGGACTCGTACCCGAGGAGCCCGACGAGGCGCGGCTGGAGGTCGATGTCCAGGACGCATCGGGGGTCGAGTCGTTCGACCGGTTGGTCCGGGTCGATCAACGGCCCATCGGCCGAACTCCCCGGTCCAACCTGGCCACGTACACGGGGATGTTCGACGCGGTGCGCAAGCTGTACGCGGCGACGGACGAGGCCAGGGCGCGCGGCTACTCGGCCGGGCGGTTCTCCTTCAACGTGCCCGAAGGGCGGTGCGAGACCTGCCAAGGCGAAGGATTCGTCGCGGTGGAACTGCTCTTCCTGCCTGGCACCTACGCGCCGTGCCCGACCTGCCGGGGAGCCCGGTACAACGCCGAAACGCTGGAGGTCACCTACCGCGGCAAGAACATCGCGGAGGTGCTGGGGCTCTCCGTCGATGCCGCCGCCACGTTCTTGTCCGCCGTCCCGGCCGCCTTCCGCAGTCTGGAGACGTTGCGCGAGGTGGGACTGGGGTACCTGCGGCTGGGACAGCCCGCGACGGAGCTCAGCGGTGGTGAGGCGCAACGCATCAAGCTGGCCACTGAGCTGCAGCGGGCCCGCCGCGGCCACGCGCTCTACCTGCTCGACGAGCCGACGGCGGGGCTGCACCCCTCGGACGTCGCGCTGCTGCTGCGACAGCTGCACCGCCTCGTCGACGCCGGCAACACGGTCGTCCTCGTCGAGCACGATCTGGACACGATCGCCACCGCCGACTGGGTCATCGACCTTGGGCCGGGCGGTGGCGACGCGGGCGGGCGGGTGGTCGCGGCGGGCCCCCCGGCCAAGGTGGCGAGGGCCCGCCGCAGCGCCACCGCGCCCTATCTCGCGGCCCGACTCGCGCGCTCCTGA
- a CDS encoding TetR/AcrR family transcriptional regulator, whose protein sequence is MTVWDRPEPPTQPAPLDRERIVAAAIALADEGGLEAVSVRKVAARLDAGPMRLYRYISSKEELFDLMMDEVQAEILPEEQPGDWREALRVLAQRTRKAALRHAWLADLLGGRPAMGPNGLAVAEATLSAFDSLADVDTVMRAVETVSAYFIGAIRRETAHLRAQHATGLSKHDWQRAHGPHMTSMLATGRFPALAKVVHDATDVDAETSFATGLDWVLDAVATELARPPA, encoded by the coding sequence ATGACTGTCTGGGACCGGCCTGAGCCGCCGACTCAACCCGCGCCGCTCGACCGGGAGCGGATCGTCGCCGCCGCCATCGCGCTGGCCGACGAGGGCGGGCTGGAGGCGGTGTCGGTACGCAAGGTGGCCGCCCGCCTGGACGCCGGCCCGATGCGGCTGTACAGATACATCTCCAGCAAGGAGGAGCTGTTCGACCTCATGATGGACGAGGTCCAGGCCGAGATCCTCCCCGAGGAACAGCCCGGTGACTGGCGGGAGGCGCTGCGCGTCCTCGCCCAACGCACCAGGAAGGCCGCTCTCCGCCACGCATGGCTGGCCGACCTGCTCGGCGGTCGCCCGGCCATGGGTCCGAACGGCCTCGCCGTGGCCGAGGCAACGCTGTCTGCCTTCGACAGCCTCGCCGACGTCGACACCGTCATGCGCGCCGTGGAGACGGTAAGCGCCTACTTCATCGGCGCGATCAGGCGGGAGACCGCGCACCTGCGGGCCCAGCACGCCACGGGCCTGTCCAAGCACGACTGGCAGCGCGCCCACGGCCCCCACATGACGAGCATGCTGGCCACCGGCCGCTTCCCTGCGCTGGCCAAGGTCGTCCACGACGCCACGGACGTGGACGCCGAGACATCCTTCGCAACCGGCCTGGACTGGGTCCTCGACGCCGTGGCAACGGAACTCGCCCGGCCGCCGGCGTGA
- a CDS encoding FAD-dependent oxidoreductase, with amino-acid sequence MRHRIAVVGSGPAGLAFARVLHRHGHLVTVLERDPAPDTRPPGGTLDLREGLGQLALNKAGLLADFQALSRPEGQAMRILGTDGTVLRDWRPRPDDRAHPEIDRGQLRDLLLGPLDVRWGRGVKQVVPGTRDGVLVHCADGRQETFDLVIGADGAWSRVRPAVSSATPHYTGVTYVETSLDDIDTRHPDLARLVGDGSVAVYGVNRALVAQRNSGGHVKVYAQFRAPLDWHANLDLADVEAVRSGLLALFDGWAAPVLDLLRPGTAFVHRPLYVLPVSHTWTHVPGVTLLGDAAHLMPPLGAGANLAMLEGAELAESIAGATSPGDLDEAVRAFEKQMWARAGRWAKITTAGLERLVSPDPAEALALFDEVQPS; translated from the coding sequence ATGAGACACCGCATCGCAGTGGTCGGGAGCGGTCCTGCCGGCCTTGCCTTCGCCCGCGTCCTGCACCGCCATGGTCACCTCGTCACCGTCCTCGAACGCGACCCCGCCCCCGACACCCGCCCTCCGGGCGGCACCCTGGACCTGCGCGAAGGGCTGGGCCAACTCGCGCTGAACAAGGCGGGGTTGCTGGCGGATTTCCAGGCGCTGTCCCGTCCCGAGGGGCAGGCCATGCGCATCCTGGGCACGGACGGGACCGTCCTGCGCGACTGGCGACCCCGTCCGGACGACCGGGCCCATCCCGAGATCGACCGGGGGCAACTCCGTGATCTGCTGCTCGGTCCTCTCGACGTCCGGTGGGGCCGGGGCGTGAAGCAGGTGGTGCCAGGGACCCGGGACGGCGTACTGGTCCATTGCGCGGACGGGCGGCAGGAGACGTTCGACCTGGTGATAGGCGCGGACGGTGCCTGGTCCCGGGTCCGCCCGGCGGTCTCGTCGGCGACGCCGCACTACACCGGCGTCACCTATGTCGAGACCTCCCTCGACGACATCGACACCCGCCATCCCGACCTCGCCCGGCTGGTCGGCGACGGTTCCGTGGCGGTGTACGGCGTGAACCGGGCTCTCGTCGCCCAGCGCAACAGCGGCGGCCACGTCAAGGTGTACGCCCAGTTCCGTGCGCCGCTGGACTGGCACGCGAACTTGGACCTGGCCGACGTCGAGGCCGTTCGATCGGGTCTGCTGGCTCTGTTCGACGGATGGGCCGCTCCCGTCCTCGACCTCCTTCGCCCCGGCACCGCTTTCGTCCACCGCCCTCTCTACGTTCTGCCCGTGTCCCACACCTGGACCCACGTCCCCGGGGTGACGCTCCTGGGCGACGCCGCCCATCTGATGCCTCCGTTGGGAGCGGGCGCGAACCTCGCGATGCTGGAGGGCGCCGAACTCGCCGAGTCCATCGCCGGCGCAACCAGCCCTGGGGATCTGGATGAGGCCGTCCGTGCCTTCGAGAAACAGATGTGGGCACGGGCCGGCAGGTGGGCGAAGATCACGACGGCCGGTCTGGAACGCCTCGTGAGCCCGGACCCGGCCGAAGCCCTAGCCCTCTTCGACGAAGTCCAGCCATCCTGA
- a CDS encoding aromatic-ring hydroxylase C-terminal domain-containing protein, with protein sequence MGAVGDVGNSAGTGLGDHAVATFCDHWGDVCPRFEAAAGRRKRLSTVAAAPADRGDLSAALIRPDGIVAWAAAPGLPADTAALMTALRTWLGEPHTPTPNGQQGEPGQPAGRKSTGQRRGEV encoded by the coding sequence ATAGGCGCGGTCGGGGACGTCGGCAACAGTGCGGGCACAGGTCTCGGTGATCATGCAGTTGCGACGTTCTGTGATCACTGGGGAGACGTATGCCCGCGCTTCGAGGCTGCGGCCGGACGGCGGAAGCGCCTGTCGACCGTGGCGGCCGCCCCTGCCGACCGCGGCGATCTCTCGGCCGCGCTCATCCGCCCCGACGGCATCGTCGCCTGGGCCGCCGCCCCGGGCCTGCCCGCAGACACCGCAGCTCTGATGACGGCGCTGCGCACCTGGCTCGGAGAACCGCACACACCTACGCCGAACGGCCAACAAGGTGAACCTGGCCAACCTGCAGGCAGGAAAAGCACCGGACAACGCAGAGGGGAGGTCTGA
- a CDS encoding IPT/TIG domain-containing protein yields MAPDSTPAQVTMTLAALAATGATPRPSGETPQQQTERIITGINAQLSDPSLATQGAWRLVWLALSEANANMAYIARSTNGSNEFAVVARGTDADLTDILEDLDVGTVVPFPESGSPKPVAVSKGAMDAFKRVVNARSIASPSPNVTLAQALTAALNSAPSSPQPTVYLTGHSLGGCIATMLAPYLQAQTWPKQPKFAVITYAAPTAGVQSFVDYFDSVPWVIDERHNNAYDLVPHAWADLDTTAGWYPSPGPQATEEVTLLIGAISKRTKGNIYVQPGTLCPMNTSYTSLAKNLVNKTTQDFLGQVAFQHANSTYLDLVGAPAVPSAPVVTDVTPTFGEPGATLTINGTGFSADSMVDFGHFACPTRNIDSDSRITAKVPNGTGVVHVRVTNTLGTSPAVAMGQFAYGGPAPVVVSAVSPTSGKVGTLVTISGSGFADGATVHFKDKASDSVKFVSTGQITATAPGQLDDHQTVNLTVTVGTATSPTSPADEFTYTGR; encoded by the coding sequence ATGGCACCCGATTCGACACCCGCCCAGGTGACCATGACCCTGGCTGCCCTTGCAGCCACCGGGGCCACCCCGCGTCCGTCCGGGGAAACCCCGCAACAACAGACCGAACGAATCATCACCGGCATCAACGCGCAACTGAGCGATCCCAGCCTTGCGACGCAGGGCGCGTGGAGGCTGGTGTGGCTCGCCCTGAGCGAGGCCAACGCGAACATGGCCTACATCGCACGGAGCACCAACGGCTCGAACGAGTTCGCCGTGGTCGCTCGCGGAACGGACGCCGATCTGACCGACATCCTCGAGGACCTCGATGTCGGCACAGTCGTCCCGTTCCCCGAAAGCGGATCGCCGAAGCCCGTCGCCGTTTCCAAGGGGGCGATGGATGCGTTCAAGCGGGTTGTCAACGCCCGCTCGATCGCCTCACCCTCCCCGAACGTCACGCTCGCTCAGGCGCTCACCGCCGCACTCAACTCGGCGCCCTCCTCGCCGCAGCCGACCGTCTATCTGACCGGTCACAGCCTGGGCGGTTGCATCGCCACCATGCTGGCGCCGTACCTGCAGGCACAGACCTGGCCGAAACAGCCGAAGTTCGCGGTGATCACCTATGCCGCTCCCACCGCCGGCGTACAGAGCTTCGTCGACTACTTCGACTCCGTGCCGTGGGTCATCGACGAGCGCCACAACAACGCCTACGACCTGGTACCGCACGCGTGGGCCGATCTCGACACCACCGCCGGCTGGTACCCGAGCCCGGGACCGCAGGCAACCGAAGAAGTGACGCTGCTCATCGGGGCGATCTCCAAGCGCACCAAGGGCAACATCTACGTCCAGCCCGGCACGCTCTGCCCGATGAACACCAGCTACACGAGCCTTGCCAAGAACCTGGTCAACAAGACCACCCAGGACTTCCTCGGCCAGGTCGCCTTCCAGCACGCCAACTCCACCTACCTGGACCTTGTCGGAGCGCCTGCCGTCCCTTCCGCACCGGTGGTGACCGACGTGACCCCCACCTTCGGCGAACCAGGCGCCACGTTGACCATCAACGGCACCGGTTTCAGTGCGGACAGCATGGTCGACTTCGGCCACTTCGCCTGCCCCACGCGCAACATCGACTCCGACAGCAGGATCACCGCCAAGGTCCCCAACGGAACCGGCGTCGTCCACGTCCGCGTCACCAACACCCTCGGCACCTCCCCGGCCGTCGCGATGGGGCAGTTCGCCTATGGCGGACCCGCACCTGTGGTGGTCAGTGCCGTCAGCCCGACCAGCGGAAAGGTCGGCACCCTGGTCACCATCAGCGGCTCGGGCTTCGCCGATGGCGCCACCGTGCACTTCAAGGACAAGGCATCCGATTCGGTCAAGTTCGTCTCCACCGGACAGATCACCGCAACCGCGCCCGGTCAGCTCGACGACCACCAGACGGTGAACCTCACCGTGACGGTCGGCACGGCCACCTCTCCCACCAGCCCGGCCGACGAGTTCACCTACACCGGACGGTAG
- a CDS encoding Ig-like domain repeat protein, with translation MVAVAAATVLSIAPSAAAADPSSTTVQATPSSATTGQLVTLDATVTCSSDPSGGLGVSFFDGPDLLATAPVSADGHSSLTTGFTTTGTHTITAAYNGDDGCSASNDTTTVTVTPAPAPPANAPSCLLCGLIDFNVGDIHNEVNVNSQNVTGVHK, from the coding sequence ATGGTCGCCGTAGCGGCGGCGACAGTGCTGTCCATTGCTCCCTCGGCTGCGGCTGCCGATCCGTCGTCGACCACGGTCCAGGCCACGCCCTCCTCGGCTACGACCGGGCAACTGGTGACCCTAGACGCTACGGTGACCTGCAGCTCGGACCCGAGCGGCGGCCTTGGCGTGTCCTTCTTCGACGGCCCGGACCTCCTTGCGACCGCACCCGTCTCCGCCGACGGACACTCCTCACTGACCACCGGTTTCACGACCACCGGAACACACACCATCACCGCCGCCTACAACGGCGACGACGGTTGCAGCGCTTCGAACGACACGACTACCGTCACCGTGACCCCGGCCCCGGCTCCCCCGGCCAACGCCCCGAGCTGCCTGCTGTGCGGGCTGATCGACTTCAACGTCGGGGACATCCACAACGAGGTCAACGTCAACAGCCAGAACGTGACGGGCGTCCACAAGTGA